The nucleotide sequence GTGCCAAACCTCCCCGTCGATGTGGACTCTTGGGGGAGATAAGCCTGTTATCCCCAGGGTAGCTTTTATCCGTTGAGCGATGGCCCTTCCATGCGGAACCACCGGATCACTAAGCCCGACTTTCGTCCCTGCTCGACTTGTAGGTCTCGCAGTCAAGCTCCCTTCTGCCTTTACACTCTACGAATGATTTCCGACCATTCTGAGGGAACCTTTGGGCGCCTCCGTTACCTTTTAGGAGGCGACCGCCCCAGTCAAACTGCCCACCTGGCATGGTCCTCTCGCCCGATAAGGGCGACGAGTTAGAAACTCCGTACATCAAGGGTGGTATCCCACCGACAGCTCCACAGAGGCTGGCGCCCCTGCTTCTCAGCTTCCCACCTATCCTGTACATGATGCACAAAGTTCCAATACCAGGCTACAGTAAAGCTCCATGGGGTCTTTCCGTCTTGTCGCGGGTAACCTGCATCTTCACAGGTATTATGATTTCACCGGGTCTCTTGCCGAGACAGCGCCCAAGTCGTTACGCCTTTCGTGCGGGTCGGAACTTACCCGACAAGGAATTTCGCTACCTTAGGACCGTTATAGTTACGGCCGCCGTTTACTGGGGCTTCGGTTCAAAGCTTCGCTTGCGCTAACTCATCCCCTTAACCTTCCAGCACCGGGCAGGCGTCAGCCCCTATACTTCGCCTTGCGGCTTCGCAGAGACCTGTGTTTTTGCTAAACAGTCGCTTGGGCCTTTTCACTGCGGCCCCCTCGGGCTATTAACCCTACCGAGGCGCCCCTTCTCCCGAAGTTACGGGGCCATTTTGCCGAGTTCCTTAGCAAGAGTTATCCCGCGCACCTTAGGATTCTCTCCTCGCCTACCTGTGTCGGTTTGCGGTACGGGCACCTTGTTCCTCGCTAGACGCTTTTCTTGGCAGTGTGAAATCAGGGACTTCGGTACTTAAATTTCCCTCGCCATCACAGCTCATGCTTAACGGTGTGCGGATTTGCCTACACACCACACTTACTGCTTGGACGGCCATCCAGTAGGCCGCTCACCCTATCCTCCTGCGTCACGCCATTGCTCAAGCGGAACAGAGGTGGTACAGGAATATCAACCTGTTGTCCATCGCCTACGCCTTTCGGCCTCAGCTTAGGTCCCGACTAACCCTGGGAGGACGAGCCTTCCCCAGGAAACCTTAGGCTTTCGGTGGACAAGATTCTCACTTGTCTTTTCGCTACTTACACCGGCATTCTCACTTCCAAGCGCTCCACCGCTCTTTCCAGTACGGCTTCACTGCTGCTTGGAACGCTCCCCTACCCAGTCCGTAAGGACTGCCATAGCTTCGGTGATACGTTTAGCCCCGTTACATTTTCCGCGCAGAGTCACTCGACCAGTGAGCTATTACGCACTCTTTAAATGGTGGCTGCTTCTAAGCCAACATCCTGGTTGTCTGGGCAACTCCACATCGTTTCCCACTTAACGTATACTTGGGGACCTTAGCTGATGGTCTGGGCTGTTTCCCTTTTGACGATGGATCTTAGCACTCACCGTCTGACTCCCGGACATAAGTCATTGGCATTCGGAGTTTGACTGAGTTCGGTAACCCGATGAGGGCCCCTAGCCCAATCAGTGCTCTACCTCCAAGACTCTAAATTCCGAGGCTAGCCCTAAAGCTATTTCGGGGAGAACCAGCTATCTCCGAGTTCGATTGGAATTTCACCGCTAGCCACACCTCATCCCCGCACTTTTCAACGTGCGTGGGTTCGGGCCTCCAGTAGGTGTTACCCTACCTTCACCCTGGACATGGCTAGATCACACGGTTTCGGGTCTACGGCAGCGTACTATCGCCCTATTCAGACTCGCTTTCGCTGCGGCTCCGTCTCTTCAACTTAACCTCGCACGCTACCGTAACTCGCCGGTTCATTCTACAAAAGGCACGCCGTCACCCTTTTAACGGGCTCCGACTATTTGTAAGCACACGGTTTCAGGTACTATTTCACTCCCCTCCCGGGGTGCTTTTCACCTTTCCCTCACGGTACTGGTTCACTATCGGTCGCTAGGTAGTATTTAGCCTTAGCAGATGGTCCTGCCAGATTCACACGGGATTTCACGTGTCCCGCGCTACTCGGGGTTGGTCTCGGAGAGACGCGCGTTTAGGTTACGCGACTATCACGCTCTATGGTCAGCTTTCCCAAGCTGTTCACCTACGCGCGTCTTTTGTAACTCCATGTGAGACGCCCCACAACCCCGCCGGGTAAACCCGACGGTTTAGGCTCTTCCGCGTTCGCTCGCCACTACTGACGGAATCACTATTGTTTTCTCTTCCTCCGGCTACTTAGATGTTTCAGTTCACCGGGTCTGCCTTCTCATCACCTATGTATTCAGTGAAGGATACCATCCCATTACAGATGGTGGGTTGCCCCATTCGGAGATCCCCGGATCAAAGCGTGCTTACCGCTCCCCGAGGCTTATCGCAGTTCGCTGCGTCCTTCTTCGGCTCCTAGCGCCAAGGCATCCACCGTGTGCCCTTAGTAACTTAACCACGACGCACAGGATGTGCTAGTGCATGCGTTGTCTCATGGATGAGACGAACTTAGCAGGCCATCCTTGCATTTCCGTAATTACTAAAAGTACTTACAGTTAATATCTTAGCAATTTCATGCAGTATCCAGTTTTCAAGGAACAAATGGATAGTTACTCGTAAGAGTAACTGCCTGGCAACGTCCTACTCTCCCGGCTCCCTGCGGAGCAAGTACCATCGGCGCTGGAGGGCTTAACGGCCGTGTTCGGCATGGGAACGGGTGTGTCCCCTCCGCCATCATCACCAGACTATATGAAGGAAATACTCCTTCAAAACTGAACAGCGAACGTTGCGTTACGGTCATATCTCCATAGAAAGGAGGTGATCCATCCGCACCTTCCGGTACGGATACCTTGTTACGACTTCACCCCAGTCATCTACCCCACCTTCGGCGGCTGGCTCCTTGCGGTTACCTCACCGACTTCGGGTGTTGCAAACTCCCGTGGTGTGACGGGCGGTGTGTACAAGGCCCGGGAACGTATTCACCGCGGCATGCTGATCCGCGATTACTAGCGATTCCGACTTCATGTAGGCGAGTTGCAGCCTACAATCCGAACTGAGATTGGTTTTAAGAGATTGGCGTCCTCTCGCGAGGTAGCATCCCGTTGTACCAACCATTGTAGCACGTGTGTAGCCCAGGTCATAAGGGGCATGATGATTTGACGTCATCCCCGCCTTCCTCCGTCTTGTCGACGGCAGTCTCTCTAGAGTGCCCAACTGAATGCTGGCAACTAAAGATAAGGGTTGCGCTCGTTGCGGGACTTAACCCAACATCTCACGACACGAGCTGACGACAACCATGCACCACCTGTCACCGCTGCCCCGAAGGGAAGCTCTGTCTCCAGAGCGGTCAGCGGGATGTCAAGACCTGGTAAGGTTCTTCGCGTTGCTTCGAATTAAACCACATGCTCCACCGCTTGTGCGGGCCCCCGTCAATTCCTTTGAGTTTCACTCTTGCGAGCGTACTCCCCAGGCGGAGTGCTTATTGCGTTAGCTGCGGCACTGAGGGTATTGAAACCCCCAACACCTAGCACTCATCGTTTACGGCGTGGACTACCAGGGTATCTAATCCTGTTTGCTCCCCACGCTTTCGCGCCTCAGCGTCAGTTACAGACCAGAAAGCCGCCTTCGCCACTGGTGTTCCTCCACATCTCTACGCATTTCACCGCTACACGTGGAATACCGCTTTCCTCTTCTGCACTCAAGCTACACAGTTTCCGATGCGAACCGGGGTTGAGCCCCGGGCTTTAACACCAGACTTACATAGCCGCCTGCGCGCGCTTTACGCCCAATAAATCCGGACAACGCTTGCCACCTACGTATTACCGCGGCTGCTGGCACGTAGTTAGCCGTGGCTTTCTCGTCAGGTACCGTCAAGGTACCGCCCTATTCGAACGGTACTTATTCGTCCCTAACAACAGAACTTTACAATCCGAAGACCTTCATCGTTCACGCGGCGTTGCTCCATCAGACTTTCGTCCATTGTGGAAAATTCCCTACTGCTGCCTCCCGTAGGAGTCTGGGCCGTGTCTCAGTCCCAGTGTGGCCGGTCACCCTCTCAGGTCGGCTACGCATCGTCGCCTTGGTAGGCCGTTACCCCACCAACTAGCTAATGCGCCGCAGGCCCATCTCCCAGTGATAGCCGAAGCCATCTTTTCTTTTCGGATCATGCGATCTAAAAACCTATCCGGTATTAGCATAAGTTTCCCTATGTTATCCCGGTCTGAGAGGCAGGTTGCCTACGTGTTACTCACCCGTCCGCCGCTAGCCTCCGAAGAGACTCGCTCGACTTGCATGTATTAGGCACGCCGCCAGCGTTCGTCCTGAGCCAGGATCAAACTCTCCAATAAAGTTTGTTACTGGTTCAAAGCTGGCAAATCATTTCATGATAGACTCATTAACGCTTTCGCTGTTCAGTTTTCAAAGAGCATTTTTTGTCGAACGCTTTATATCTTATCACGTTCGTTATTTGCGAGTCAAGAAGTTTTTTTATCGAATCTCGTTTTCTTTTCTCGCATTTTGTCGTCGTTCTTGGCGACAAGGAATAATCTATCACATATAAAATTCTAAATCAAGAGTAATTTTAAAAGTTTTTTTATCGGCAAACGAGAAACAGCTAAAATATCGCGATACGAAAGGAAAAAGAGCGAGAATACTATCTCACTCTTTTTCAAATAGTAGGAGCCAGTCCTGCGCCCATCGCCAATCATTCCAGGAAGATGAGCAAGATGCCGCTAGCGAAAAAGAAACAAGGGAACTATTCCTTTACTCGCTGGTAAAACTCTTCGCGCAGCAGTCCCATCATAATAGTGTCGTAATACTGCCCATCTACATATTCATTTTGGCGCAGTCGCCCTTCTATCACAAAGCCTGTTTTTTCATAGGCGCGAATGGCACGCATATTTCCGCTCCACGTATCCAACTGCACCCGATTCAAGTTCAGCTTGGAAAAGAGGAAGTCGAGCAGGAGGCGCAACGTATCTGTACCGTAGCCTTTGCTCCAATACTCTTTCGCCATGATCGCAATACCAATTGTGGCTGTCCGCGTAATCGGATTCACATCTCGGTAATCACAATTGCCGATGTGCTCTCCGTCCAACGTACAGACAGAGAATACAAAACTCTTAAATTTATCATCCGGCCGTGAAGCACGAACGTTTTCCTCATACATGGCTCGTAGTGATTCGAGCGAAACATAACTATAGGTTACCAGGCCTGAGCCCGCTGCCCATTTGGCCGCCTCTTCATCGTTGCGCCACTGGAACAGTCTCTCCATATCCTCAGCAATAACTGGTCGTAATTGCACTAAATTCCCTTTGATCATTAAGTATCCTACCCTTCGATTGGTGTTTGAAAATAGAGTCTCTTTGATTTGAAGTGAACTTGAATTTGTTCATGGTCACCACACCTTTCGAAGTAAGATACCGATTATTCTAACAAAATAACCACGCTCTGGAAACAGAGGTGGTTATTACTTTATGGGTTAACGACGCCTCTGGAGCTCCGTCAACACTTCATCCAGCGGCAGCTTTTGCTCCCGTAACAAAACCATCAAGTGAAAGATCAGATCTGAGGCCTCATACCGCAGCTCCTCACGACTTCGATTTTTCGCTGCAATAATGACCTCGGCTGCCTCTTCTCCGACCTTTTTCAGGATTTTGTCTACGCCTTTTTCGAACAAGTAGGTGGTGTAGGAGCCTTCCGGACGCTCTGCCTCCCGCGCAGCAATCAGTTCTTCGAGCTCACTCAGGATCGCAAACCGATCTGCTTGTACTGACTCATTATCTGTATTGGAGAGAACTTCCTGCGAGAAACAGCTGTACACTCCCGTATGACAAGCAGGCCCATTCGGCTCGACCATCACAACCAGTGCATCTCCGTCGCAATCATACCGCATAGAGACGATCCGCTGTGTATGTCCCGAGGTCTCACCCTTGTGCCACAATTGTTGTCGGGAACGACTCCAAAACCATGTTTCTTTGGTCGCCAATGACTTTTGTAGCGATTCTTCATTCATATAGGCAAGCGTCAAGACTGCCTTGCTTCCGGCATCCTGCACGATGACAGGAATCAAACCCTTTTCATCAAAACGCAAATTTTCCAATGCAAACGCTTCTGCTCCTGTCATGGTCGTACGACAACTCCTTTGGTTTGCAAATACTCTTTCACCGATTGAATCGACGTCTCATCATAGTGAAAAATGGAAGCAGCCAACGCGGCATCTGCCTTTCCTTGCGTCAGCACATCGTAAAAATGCTCCCTCGAGCCCGCTCCACCAGAAGCAATGACCGGAATCCCGACCGCTTCTGATACCCACTTGGTCAATTCGAGTCCAAAGCCTTTCTTTTCCCCATCGTCGTCCATGCTGGTCAAAAGGATTTCGCCCGCTCCCAACGCTTCTGCCTCCTGCGCCCAACGGATGACATCCCTACCCGTTGCATTCCGTCCACCGTGAGTATACACTTCCCAGCGATCTTCACCGACACTTCTCGCGTCAATCGCCACGACAATACATTGTGAACCGAAGACCGTCGCTCCCTCGCGGATTAATTCCGGACGCAAAACAGCCGCTGTATTCAACGAGATTTTGTCAGCGCCCGCACGCAATATCCTTTTCATATCGTCGACGCTGTTAATGCCACCACCGACCGTGAAAGGAATCGTAATGTTTGCAGCCGTTTTTTCGATGACATCCACCATCGTCTTGCGCCCTTCGTGGGACGCAGAAATATCGAGAAAAATCAGCTCGTCTGCTCTCTCCTCGCTATACTTTTTTGCCAGTTCAACCGGGTCTCCTGCATCGCGAAGTCCGACGAACTGCACACCTTTTACCACCCGTCCATCTTTTACATCGAGACACGGGATGATTCGTTTAGCCAGCATTCGCTTCACGCCCCTCCATACGCTGGAGCGCTTCTTCCAATGTAAAAGCGTCCGTGTAGAGTGCTTTTCCGACAATGGCGCCAGAGACTCCGCCCGAAGCATGGGCAGCCAACGTCAACAAATCGTCCAGTTGGCTGACGCCTCCCGAGGCAATCACCGATTTACCTGTAGCCATCGCCAACGCTGCAATTTCTTCTACATTCGGTCCTGTCATCGTGCCATCACGGGCGATATCGGTGTAAATAAACGTCTCAGCGCCATACGTAACCAACCGCTTGGCAAGCTCTGTCGCTTGCACATCTGTCGTGGTCAACCAGCCTCTGGTAGCCACCAGCCCATTCCGGCAGTCCAGACCGATCGCAATCTTGTCTCCATCGTTTTGAAGAATTCGCTTCGTAAAAGACTCGTCTTCAATTGCAGCAGTCCCGACAATCACTCGCGCGACGCCCGCTTCCAAATAGTCCGCGATCTGCTCTTCTGTTCGAATGCCGCCTCCAACCTGCACGGGTACAGGGATCGAGCGCGCTATTTCTTTGATGAGCGCTGCATTTGCAGGCTTGCCTTCCTTTGCTCCGTCCAAATCTACGAGATGAACCCAGGACGCTCCTTGCTCTACCCAGCGCTTCGCCATCGCTAGCGGTGAATCAGCGTACACTGTCTCTTGCCCGTAATCTCCTTGAAAAAGCCGAACACACTTGCCCCCGCGAATATCGATCGCCGGATAAACGATAAAGCTCATGTCAAAACCCCCTCGCATTGAACGGCAAAGTTGCGCAGCAGCAGCATTCCTGTCTCTCCGCTCTTTTCCGGATGAAACTGCATACCGTATACGTTGTCACGATTCACAATGGCTGTGACCTCCTGGTGATAGTCACTCGTCGCAAGCAAGACATCAGACTCGCACAAGACATGATACGAATGGACAAAATAGACGTAATCGCCATCCTGCACACCGTTTAGTAACGGTTGCTTTTGCTTGATCATCAGTTGGTTCCAGCCCATGTGCGGTACCTTGTAATCACCGCGAAAACGAATAACCTCACCACCGAGCAGCCCCAAGCCCGTATGCTCGCCATGCTCCGCACTTTTCTCAAATAAAAGCTGCATGCCGAGACAAATGCCCAAGATCGGACGACCTGATGCTGCGTATCTCTTGATCGCTTGCTCTAATCCAAGCTCACGTATGTTGGCGATAGCATCCCCGAACGCCCCGACTCCAGGCAAAATCACCCCGCTATATTCTTGCAGACGCTCTTCTTGAGAGACAAACTCGTACGGATAGCCTAGCCTTTCCAACGCCTTGCTCAAGCTGTACAGATTCCCCATGCCGTAATCGATGATGCCGATCATGCTACAAAACCCCTTTTGTGGACGGGACCCCTTTTACACGCGGATCGATCGTCGTCGCTTCATCCAGTGCCCGGCCCAGCGCTTTGAAAATCGCCTCGATCATGTGGTGTGTATTGTGACCGTAATGCAGGATCACATGCAGATTGATCCGCGCCTCCAGCGCAAGTTTCCATAAAAATTCATGTACCAGCTCCGTCGGAAACTGACCAACCATATTCGTAGGGTACGTAGCGCGATATTCCAGATGAGGACGGTTGCTGATATCAATAACGACCTGCGCGAGCGCGTCATCCATCGGGACAAACGCATTTCCATAACGCTTGATGCCTTTCTTGTCTCCCAAGGCTTCCCGCAGAGCATGCCCAAGACAAATCCCGATATCCTCCACTGTGTGATGATAGTCGATTTCGATATCTCCCTTTGCCTTGACAGTCAGGTCAAAATGTCCGTGTCGCGTAAACAGGTCTAGCATATGATCCAGAAATGGAACACCCGAATTTTGCTTGCTCTCACCTGCGCCGTCTACACCAAAGGAAAGCGCGATCTGCGTCTCATTCGTATTACGCTCGATCTGTGCTGCACGTTGTTTCCCTTCACTCATCTCTTTTCACTCTCCTGCTCTTCGGTCTCAAAATCTCGCAATCGCGCAAGGATCGCTCGACCGTGCCCAGACAATCCTTCCTGCTCTGCCAGTGCCACAATTTTATGTCCATTTTCCCGCAAATCTCGCTTGCTGTAGGAAACAACACTCGACTTCTTGATAAAATCGTCGACGGATAATGGCGAGGAAAAACGCGCCGTTCCATTCGTAGGAATCACATGATTGGTACCGGCAAAATAATCGCCGACTGGCTCTGAGCTGTATGGGCCGAGGAAAATCGCACCTGCATTTTCTACTTTTCCGAGATGCTCAAACGGCTCCGCCAGCATGATTTCCAAATGCTCGGGTGCAATCCGGTTGATGACGGCAAATCCTTCGTTCAAATCATCGACGAGTAAAATAGCGCCGTAGTCGCGTATCGCCGCTTCCGCAATCGATTTGCGTGGAAGATCGGCAAGCTGCCGCTCAACTTCCTGTGACACCTGCTCCGCCAACGCTTGCGATGTCGTAACCAATATAGCGGCTGACATCGGATCATGCTCGGCTTGAGACAGCAGGTCTACCGCAACGTATCGCGGGTTGGCCGTCTCATCTGCGATCACCGCAATTTCACTAGGACCTGCCACCATGTCGATACTGACCAATCCGAAAACTTCTCGCTTTGCCAGTGCCACGAAAATATTACCGGGCCCAACGATCTTATCGACTGCTTTGATTTGCTCTGTTCCATAGGTCAATGCCGCGATCGCCTGGGCCCCACCTACCTTGTATATCTCGGTCACACCTGCAATTTGGGCAGCAACGAGTATCGCAGGGTTGATTTTCCCATCGGCTCCTGGTGGTGTCGTCATGACGACTTGTGGAACACCTGCGATTTTGGCAGGGATGGCATTCATCAATACACTGGAAGGATAAGCTGCCGTTCCGCCTGGTACATACAATCCAACGCGCTGCAATGGACGTATCAGTTGGCCCAGCAATGTGCCACTCTCTTTGGTGCTAAACCAGGACTGACGCACTTGTCGCTCGTGAAACGCCCGAATATTATCGGCTGCTTCCTTCAATGCCGCTTTGACTTGTGGAGAAACGAGCTCAGTTGCTTCTGCAAATTCGCCTTCGCTCACACGGAAGTTTTGCAGAAGCACACGATCAAATCGTTCCGTGTAATAGCGCAGCGCTTCGTCCCCTTGCTGGCGAACCGAGGTAAGGATCGCCTTCACCGCTTCTTGCTGTTCTCTCGTCCCTGCGTCTACCGATCGTTTCCCGTCATACTGGCTGGCTGACATGATACGCATGGTTGTCTCCCCTTTTTCTCTAGTTCCCGCGAGGAATGACCTCTAAAAATTTTCCGGCGATCTCGTCCACCGCTTCACTTTTCATCCGATAGCTGGCTCGATTGGCAATCAGCCTCGTCGTAATTTCACAAATGCTCTCCAGTTCGACCAAGCCATTTTCCCGCAATGTCCTACCTGTCGAAACAATATCCACGATACGATCAGCCAGCCCAATCATCGGGGCAAGCTCTACTGAACCATTCAGCTTGATTACCTCAACCTGCTGTCCCTGCTCACGAAAATAACGTGACGCAATCTTCGGATATTTCGTTGCAACACGCAGGGCTTCCGTCGGTTTCCAGTCTGGCAGACCCGCTACCATCATGCGACAATAGCCGATATGCAAATCCAACAGCTCGTAAACATCTCGTTCTTCTTCCAATAAAACATCCTTGCCGACCACGCCAACGTCAGCCACCCCATACTCGACATAAGTAGGAACATCGGTAGGCTTCGCCATAATGAATTCAAGCTTGGCATTTTCCACAGGGATGATCAGTTTACGAGAATCTTGCAGATCCGCAGTGACCTGCAAGCCAGCCTGCTGGAGGAAATGGATAGCCTCTTCAAAAATCCGTCCTTTTGGCATGGCGATCGTCAGCTTTTGGTCGTTTTTCGTGAGTGCCATCTCCTACTCCTCCTGTTGTGTCATGCAAATGACCTTGGTATATCCCGCTTCTTGTCCAACCTGTTCCTCATCTATTTTGGAAACGAGACGTGTCACCACCACGAGCCCGTTCTCACGTAATTGCTGTGCTTCTGCCAAAGCGGCGCCGCGGCAATCCTCGGTGTAAACAAGCAAAACTCGCGTAGGTGTATGCTCTTTTACGAAAGGAGTGACCTGAAGCAGTCGATCCATCTTGATCGCAAAGCCTGTAGCGGATGCCGCACGCCCAAATTGGGAGAGCAATTGATCGTAGCGTCCTCCGCCCAATAGCGGGGAGCCCAAATCTGCCGCGTACCCTTCGAAAACGACGCCTGTGTAGTAGTTCAAATTGATGATCAGATTGAAATCGATCAACAAATCTTCCGTCACCCCGTAGGCTTCTAACGACTGCCACAAGGAAGCAATCGTCTCGACTGCCCTCCCTGCTTTTCCGTTGCCAGCCAGTTCGCGAGCGGCCTCAATCTTCCCTTTTCCCCCTTGCAGGCGTAGCAAGGCTTCCAATCGGCTTTTCGCCTCCAGAGGGATGTCTACTGTCGCGAGTAGTTGCCGGAAGCCAACGAAGTCCCGTTCGTACAAAAACTGGCGGAATTGATTGCGAATAGGCTCATCCTCAATCTCTTCCTCCA is from Brevibacillus brevis and encodes:
- the hisH gene encoding imidazole glycerol phosphate synthase subunit HisH, which translates into the protein MIGIIDYGMGNLYSLSKALERLGYPYEFVSQEERLQEYSGVILPGVGAFGDAIANIRELGLEQAIKRYAASGRPILGICLGMQLLFEKSAEHGEHTGLGLLGGEVIRFRGDYKVPHMGWNQLMIKQKQPLLNGVQDGDYVYFVHSYHVLCESDVLLATSDYHQEVTAIVNRDNVYGMQFHPEKSGETGMLLLRNFAVQCEGVLT
- the hisD gene encoding histidinol dehydrogenase, whose product is MRIMSASQYDGKRSVDAGTREQQEAVKAILTSVRQQGDEALRYYTERFDRVLLQNFRVSEGEFAEATELVSPQVKAALKEAADNIRAFHERQVRQSWFSTKESGTLLGQLIRPLQRVGLYVPGGTAAYPSSVLMNAIPAKIAGVPQVVMTTPPGADGKINPAILVAAQIAGVTEIYKVGGAQAIAALTYGTEQIKAVDKIVGPGNIFVALAKREVFGLVSIDMVAGPSEIAVIADETANPRYVAVDLLSQAEHDPMSAAILVTTSQALAEQVSQEVERQLADLPRKSIAEAAIRDYGAILLVDDLNEGFAVINRIAPEHLEIMLAEPFEHLGKVENAGAIFLGPYSSEPVGDYFAGTNHVIPTNGTARFSSPLSVDDFIKKSSVVSYSKRDLRENGHKIVALAEQEGLSGHGRAILARLRDFETEEQESEKR
- the hisG gene encoding ATP phosphoribosyltransferase, with amino-acid sequence MALTKNDQKLTIAMPKGRIFEEAIHFLQQAGLQVTADLQDSRKLIIPVENAKLEFIMAKPTDVPTYVEYGVADVGVVGKDVLLEEERDVYELLDLHIGYCRMMVAGLPDWKPTEALRVATKYPKIASRYFREQGQQVEVIKLNGSVELAPMIGLADRIVDIVSTGRTLRENGLVELESICEITTRLIANRASYRMKSEAVDEIAGKFLEVIPRGN
- the hisF gene encoding imidazole glycerol phosphate synthase subunit HisF; amino-acid sequence: MLAKRIIPCLDVKDGRVVKGVQFVGLRDAGDPVELAKKYSEERADELIFLDISASHEGRKTMVDVIEKTAANITIPFTVGGGINSVDDMKRILRAGADKISLNTAAVLRPELIREGATVFGSQCIVVAIDARSVGEDRWEVYTHGGRNATGRDVIRWAQEAEALGAGEILLTSMDDDGEKKGFGLELTKWVSEAVGIPVIASGGAGSREHFYDVLTQGKADAALAASIFHYDETSIQSVKEYLQTKGVVVRP
- a CDS encoding GNAT family N-acetyltransferase, with translation MIKGNLVQLRPVIAEDMERLFQWRNDEEAAKWAAGSGLVTYSYVSLESLRAMYEENVRASRPDDKFKSFVFSVCTLDGEHIGNCDYRDVNPITRTATIGIAIMAKEYWSKGYGTDTLRLLLDFLFSKLNLNRVQLDTWSGNMRAIRAYEKTGFVIEGRLRQNEYVDGQYYDTIMMGLLREEFYQRVKE
- the hisIE gene encoding bifunctional phosphoribosyl-AMP cyclohydrolase/phosphoribosyl-ATP diphosphatase HisIE, giving the protein MTGAEAFALENLRFDEKGLIPVIVQDAGSKAVLTLAYMNEESLQKSLATKETWFWSRSRQQLWHKGETSGHTQRIVSMRYDCDGDALVVMVEPNGPACHTGVYSCFSQEVLSNTDNESVQADRFAILSELEELIAAREAERPEGSYTTYLFEKGVDKILKKVGEEAAEVIIAAKNRSREELRYEASDLIFHLMVLLREQKLPLDEVLTELQRRR
- the hisA gene encoding 1-(5-phosphoribosyl)-5-[(5-phosphoribosylamino)methylideneamino]imidazole-4-carboxamide isomerase → MSFIVYPAIDIRGGKCVRLFQGDYGQETVYADSPLAMAKRWVEQGASWVHLVDLDGAKEGKPANAALIKEIARSIPVPVQVGGGIRTEEQIADYLEAGVARVIVGTAAIEDESFTKRILQNDGDKIAIGLDCRNGLVATRGWLTTTDVQATELAKRLVTYGAETFIYTDIARDGTMTGPNVEEIAALAMATGKSVIASGGVSQLDDLLTLAAHASGGVSGAIVGKALYTDAFTLEEALQRMEGREANAG
- the hisB gene encoding imidazoleglycerol-phosphate dehydratase HisB — its product is MSEGKQRAAQIERNTNETQIALSFGVDGAGESKQNSGVPFLDHMLDLFTRHGHFDLTVKAKGDIEIDYHHTVEDIGICLGHALREALGDKKGIKRYGNAFVPMDDALAQVVIDISNRPHLEYRATYPTNMVGQFPTELVHEFLWKLALEARINLHVILHYGHNTHHMIEAIFKALGRALDEATTIDPRVKGVPSTKGVL
- a CDS encoding ATP phosphoribosyltransferase regulatory subunit; translated protein: MAKPLGFEKPLGMRDILPESLAKQRRLERELRKCIERWGYDEISTPSLEYFDTVGAASATLTDRMFRLLDKQGHTVVLRPDMTTPIARVVSSLYKDVPLPIRLYYQANVFRAQEKEAGRNAEFSQTGIELIGDASVDADAEAIALAVFCLRAAGVETFRIAIGHVDFVDGLLEEEIEDEPIRNQFRQFLYERDFVGFRQLLATVDIPLEAKSRLEALLRLQGGKGKIEAARELAGNGKAGRAVETIASLWQSLEAYGVTEDLLIDFNLIINLNYYTGVVFEGYAADLGSPLLGGGRYDQLLSQFGRAASATGFAIKMDRLLQVTPFVKEHTPTRVLLVYTEDCRGAALAEAQQLRENGLVVVTRLVSKIDEEQVGQEAGYTKVICMTQQEE